DNA from Mustela lutreola isolate mMusLut2 chromosome 6, mMusLut2.pri, whole genome shotgun sequence:
AGCTCATTCATCTTTAGActtttttcttatataagaaATTCAAGggcaaaagaaaaatcttactttttatGGCTAAAGCATAGATATACATAATGAATGATAGAGCACAGCACAGAAATCTACAGTGCATCTGTGATCTTAAAATTATATAGACAGGGAATTATATAGGTGATTAGGGAAAGAAATGTCTAAAAAGTTTCCTTAGGGGGATAGTAATGAAAGAAACATTGAAAAACACCACCCTAAGACCGGGATCTGAGAGAACGTAGTTAACTTGGAGAGTTCATGTGGCAcccatggggaggggaagaagtgATACAGGAGGAAAGGCAGCCACGAGGGAGGATGCTTTCAGGCCAGCTTCCACTGGGGAAATCCAGAGGGCATCGCCTCCGAGTCATGCCATGTGCGCTGAGGGAGCCCAGGTATTTATTCGCTAGCTCCTGGCCGGCTTTCATTGACAGTCTTGGAAACCAGAACATGCTGGCACTAGCTATTGGCCATATCCTGCAGTAGTGACCGGGgcataagaaaaagagagagatgggtggTCAGTGCCCCCTGCTACACTATTGTTACTTAGAATAATagaaagtgggggtgcctgggtggctcagtcgtttgggcgtctgcctttggctcaggtcatgatctcagggtcctgggatagagccccgcatcgggctccctgctcggtggggagcctgcttctcactctcctgcttgtgttccctctctcgctgtgtctctgtcaaataaataaaaaaatctttaaaaaaataatagaaagtgCTATTAGGAGAAAATTTTTGATATGAATAATCACAAGCAGCACTTTTCACAAAGCCCTCAGGGAGACCCAGCTGTCATGTAGGTGCTGCTGGACTGAACAGGGTCAATGTTTCTTATGGTCAGTCATACATCATCAGGGTGCTTCAAGTCTAACCCATCTTTCCTAGAGATGCAATGTtacaaattgtgttttttttttcttttaagattttattgtaagtaatgcctgcacccagtgtggggctcgaacttacagccctgagatcaagagtcgcatgatctaccagctgagccagccaggtgccccaccctgTTCTTTTCTCCCGAGCTCATTCTGTGGTCTTTCTGAGAAGTGTTTCCTCTGATGTCTCATCTCTTAAGCGTTTCCAAAGGACAATGACTTTGCAGAAATCATTTCTTGAGTCAGAGGCATAGTGGCTTCTCTGTATCTGATTATGCTGGACACGCATTCTTAAGTGTTGCCATCACAGGATTGTTGGCTGCATTGGCTTGCAACTCCCACTTCCTTCCAatctttctttccctcaaaaCCTGTGCCTACTAGAGAATGCAACTCGACTTCAGGAAGACTTGctcattcacttttctttttttgccctgTTATCTTAAAATATCAtgcttctttttcaaagaaactaAGGGGAATCCCAGAAAACTTCCCAAAGGAGGTGACAATTGGCTTGTGCAAAATTTTGGCACGTGTATAGGGACTTAAGTGTGGGAACTGCTTGAGAAAAGGCCAGGAAGTATGGCAGGTATTTGTACTGATGATGTTCCATTTGTTCCTCCAAAtccattcttcatttttctccacccTGCTCTGTGTCCTGGGAGATGACAGTTAGGGACTACACCAACAGACCTCCTTGTCCTACAGTTTCCGGTTGGGTGCAGGCAGTGGAAGGCACCAGCAGAAGTGTCGCATTTTTTCATTCCCACTGTGGCGGCATCCCTCCACCAAAGCTCCTGCCAGGTAATGGTTTTATCCCTTCAGCCCTAGGAGTGCTAACAGGTATCACACCATTTCTTACTGCTCTTCCTAAACTCTACCCACAACTTTGAAAGAGCTGCTGTATTAAGCTCTTCTTAaattatccattttgagtgtgccatctgtttcctgccagGTCCCTGATTGATGCACTGTTTTTGATTAATGGGTATTAGTTCAGACTAGTTGGAGCATGAAGTGTTGTGTGATGAAACAGCAAAACATTATGTAGGAACAGTAGGCGGAGAACAGATGGTGAAGGGGCTTGTCTTCCAGGCCAGGGAATGGGAACCTCAGAGGGTTTTAGACCAGGAGTGACATGCTCTAAGAAAACTAATTTGGCAGCTGCATGTAGAAGAGTTTAACATTCAGAGATGGGAAGACAAGTTAGGAGATGATTACAACTGCTCTTACAGGAAGATGTGTACTTTGTAATTATCAGATTGGCAGAGCGCCAAAGATTTGATAGCACAGCAGGTTGATCAGGATGTAGAGAAGCAGTGCTCACAGACATCACTAGTGAGGGCATAATTTTATAAACCTCTTTGAAAGGCAATTTGATAATATCTATCAATATTGTAAATGATCATAAGCTATTGGTCCAGCAATTCCTCATTTAGGTGCTTAACCTATAGACAACATTGCACAAATCctaaataatttatatgtaagaCTATGTAGCATTTTTCTAATGGCTCAATtttgaaacaacctaaatgtccatcgtTAGAGGCTGGTAAACAAGTATAGcacagggacgcctgagtggctctgtgggttaagcttctgcctttggctcgggtcgtgatctcagggtcctgggatcgagcgccacatcgggctctctgctcagtggggagcctgcttccccctctctctctgcctatctctctgcctacttgtgatctgtcaaataaatgaataaactcttaaaaaaaaaagtatagcatAGCACAGTCCatggaatggaatactatgcagcagtTAAAGAGAATGAAACTACCATGTCTTCATGTGGGAAGATAGCCTAATAGTTTACATAATATGCTTCTATTTGGGTGGGAGGATAAAAGGATATTTTTCACATAAGtttataaatgcaaaaaaaaaaaaaaaaaaccagaataaagGAAACAGGGACAGGATGATTGCTCTCTGAAGAGAACTGAATGGCTAGGATCAAACAAAGGGagattttcctttcattctaaTCTTATTGTCCCTGTGCATAAATTACCTGTGTTAAAAAATCCACTGCACTGCCATCTTAGACTCAAACCTCTACCTTGAGAACAGTTCAAAAAATCAGGCTATGTATAGCTTTCTTGGCGAAATAACACAACTGCGAGGTAttcaactaaaaataataataatattatcttCACAACACAGCATTTGTTGAATGTTGAGCTTTATTACCAGGTAAGTAAATGGCCTTGAATTGTCTTGCCTGGTCTTGTCAGTTCTTAAAGTTCAGAGTGAGTACAGTATCTGAAAAACTGGAAGACAGGTCTGTGACTAGTAACTGCATCCTTTTGTGACGGTTCCTGATCCAAGTAGGTAGTGGGCAGAGAGGTCATTCAGGGAATTCAGCCCCTGGATGGGTGTTTGATATAAACGCTTCACTTAATGTCTTTTCTGAACTGGAGAGGTTATAAGGCACTGCTCTTTCAGAGCTTTCAGAATTTCTCTGTCAGGATTGCTCTTTCATTCATCTTCACCTAAACTGTATGCTCCGTAAAGGAAGACCACAGGCTTGTTGGCCATTGCATTCTTAGTGCCCAGCACTGAGCAGGTGCCTAGTAGTTGCTCAAGTATTTGTCCAGTTGAATCAAACATGGCTTTCTGTGTCATATTGCCCCTGCCCTTCCTGGATAAATAATTGACCCTTCATCTCCCTTTGTCTTGATTGCAATGACCAACTTATCTTCTTcataagagaaggaaaatagtCAAGTAGTGTGACTAAGTTTCCGAGTTAatgagactttttattttttatttttttaaaatattttatttatttatttgacagagagatcacaagtaggcagagagacaggcagaaagcaggctccccgcagagcagagagcccaatgcggggctcaatcccaggaccctgagatcatgacctgagctgaaggcagaggcttttacccactgagccacagtgGGTGAAAGTGCCCCGAGACTTTGGAATTAAGTGCAATTTAGTCATCTAATTTCTGTGATACTAGAGTAATTGCATGATGTTTCTAAAACATTGTATTACCTTGTAACATTACCCATAGAAAGTTGAATCTTTACATCTTGCTGCTTTAGTTCATTTCCTAGTTAAtacaattaaaactttttttgtcaATAACTCCTGCATTGCAGTCAGAACTTCAGGATTAGAACTTATATATATTGgccatttctcatatttttatgggGTTGATACTCTGGAGAGATACTTTACAATTATGTAATACTGTACTGAATTATGTCTAACATAGCCAATCATAAATGAAGTTTGATAAACTTGACTGCTAGACTAATGTGTAATTTTATTGCTTCcttagaggttttttgttttttttaactttttaaaaagatttattattttagagagagcaaaagggggcacagagggagaatctcaagcagacataTAGTTCTATCCCAAGGCTCTGAgactatgacctaagctgaaatcaagagtccaagcttaacccactgagccacccaggcgccccccaatgacttttttatgaaaatatatagttatCACATTTATTGGTGCAATATGCCCTCACTATAATGACATAGTATATTAAATTTGCTTAATAAAAACATAGTAACTctaattaagctttttttttttctttttaagttatctctatgcccagcatggggcttaaattcacagcctgagaccaagagtcgcatgctctaccagctgagccagccaagcgcctCCCAATCAATGACtttgatttggttttttttttttttttttttttggttaaaaaatacAACCATCACAGTTTAAGTCTAGGGAAAATGTAGCAATGTCTAGTTTTCTGAAATGCCAGAAAGACTTGAGAGGATAGGATAAATAGGCAAGATCTGCTGCAGGCCGAACTGACAGGATTTGGAAGTCTGGTATTACAAATCGGCCAGCTCAGGGACCAGATGCAGACCGCAAAAAATGTTTTGCTTGGTTTGTacgttgttttttaaaaacacttaaatttGTCTGCTAAGTGACTTGGTCCCCCACTCCCTAATGACTTTCTCCCAACAACCTGACCTTACCTGCTTGGCTCTCATAAGCATCGAATGCCTGGAGAAGAGCAACATCATAGAAAGAAATAcggagggtgcctgtgtggctcagtgggttaagcctctgccttcagctcaggtcatgatctcagggtcctgggatcgagtcccacattgggctctctgctcagcagggagcctgcctcccctctctgcctctctcttcctccttgtgatctctctccctctgccaaataaataaatgaaatcttaaaaaaaaaaaaaaaaagaaagaaagaaagaaagaaatatggaacttgggagggaaagaaatgaaaatgattttaagaatatatgaatTTGACAGGCAAGTGAGCCCACTGTCAGAACTGCACACAGAGGTTCAACATGCATACAACATGCATACAAAGAAGCTAAAGGTAAACCCTTGGGTAATACTCAAATTCAAGGGCTGCTGGAATCATAATGAAAGGAAAGAACTGTCCTAAGAGACATAGGGTAGAGTAAAGCTGTGGAGGTCAGAAAGAGAACTTCAAAAGTTAGAGGAAAGCTCAGCTGAGATTAGCAAGCACCAACTATGGTTCAAACAgccatgattttgtttttattatctacTACAGACTGCAGGGACTTTTTTTTTGGATGCAACTACTTAACTGTCCTGTGGAAGTTCCTTCCGCAAATAGGAATGACAAGCCCATCAGTGCCataagcatgttttttttttttttcctgaagggcACTTGGTGTTAAACTGTCTTTAGAAGCATTGCTTTACAATACCAGTCCGAGTTTCTTATGTGAACACATAGTTGAGAATTTCATTACATGTTGTCTCTTTTTATTACCAGAATTCATTCTACGAagcaacagatttttatttttgccccTTTCCTTTGTAGATGTTGCACATTGTGACATGATTAGGCTTATTTCAAGTCAGCCGAtagttgaaggaaaaaaattccagattCATCTCTAGCTAGAACAGAGCTTGGTAGGCCACAGTTTTTACCGGCCTCAGTTATGCCTGGGTGACTCTATCCTTGTTCCTCCTTCTCATTTGTTATCTTGCTACATTTCACATATCCTAAAAGCTACCTTAAGTTCTTTTTTGGAACAAGATAGAACATATAAATACTTAAAGTACTACAAGCATTTTAATGCCTGTGGTCATTATTAAAATCATGTCTGCAGTTATAAGGCCACTAGACCCAAAAAAGCTTTTGAAACTCTTAAATTTCCACTTAGGAATAATGGGTGATAACAGGGCAGAATGCCAAATATTTAATAGTTGAAAATTATAGCAAAGTGTGTGGAAAAAATTAAGTCTCAGCTAGTTGGTTTTTCTGTGAGGATATGTAGGATATTTATTCCTGAGCTATCAGGAAAAGCATTTTGCCCTCTTTAATGACTTTGGAAGCTCTCTTTCCAACTCAACTAACACTATTcaaaatcactatgttgtagGGGTTGCGAAGGTGGGCTCTGAAGCCACACCACCTGGTTTCAAATTCTAGTCCACGTAAGCTGTGTGACTCAGGCGACTGACCGGCCTCACCTGAAAAATGGTGCTAACAGAACCTCCCTCAAGATTTTCTGGACTTTGACATGTTTACATGAGTAAGGTGCTTAGAACATTGTCTGTGACCTTTTAAGGGCACAAAAAAACTGGTAGCTATAATTATTATTGCTTTACAGTAGGTTAAGCCTCATGAGCCTCCTGGGGTCAATGCCAAAACTCTGGATCAAAACAACTAGATGCGTAGCTGGATTCCAGAAGCCAAAGCGAATGTGCACCTGAACACCGTCTCAACACCGGTCTCAACACCGGTCTCAACACCGGTCTACGCACCGCCCTGCCGAGTAATACCTGTGGAAGTCAAACCTTCAATTCAAGAGCTCTCAATTACTAGTGTTTTGCACAGGTTTGATACCATACTTTACATTAACTGGCTCCTAACAGAGCactattaaattcatttattaaatatttactgagggcctACTTTGTCATTAAGTTTTAAACGCCACAAACCACTAATAAccaacacacacccacactcttCCTCTTGCTGCTTCAAACGATCATGGTCAAATCAAAGCTACTACACATTACTGAAACAGCAAAAATGCTTCAAAGTGTTAGACCTATGGTGAATTTaatggaaatcacaagtaggagcCTATCACAATCTCATgccttaaaatactgaaaaaatacaaagtatgaAAACAATAAGTAAACTCTGAGGTCCCATTAGCAGGAGCTGGTCCCACACGGGAAGTATTTGGTAGGAGTGAAGAACACAGCGACAACTGTTTAGTCCCACTGGATCATTCGCTCTTCTTCAGGGAGAATACTCCAGTTCGGGGAGGCCATATCCCGGGCCAGCCAGTTGAAATCGTCGACGTCGTTCCAGTTATTTCTGCTCCTATCTAAACCAGAGCCCTCGAAGTCCTTGTCGATGCCCGGGTAGCTCCAGGTATAGGGGGCGAACTGGATCCCGCTGCAGTCCTCCACGATGGCCCTGCTGGTCACCTGCAAAAAGATACGGGTGTCTCTCGTAGTGTGTACGCGGAGCTGTTGGCAGGCCACGGCCAGCACGCAATCACTGCAGTCCTCCAGGAACACAGAGGTGGACACCGGGCCGCAGAGCAGTGTGCAACTTCGGGCTTTGGCCAGCCGCACGGTGTTGGGATTGCCATACAGTTTGATTGTGCATTTGCTCAGATCGGTCAAAAGGACGTCGCGCTGGTGCAGCTCCTCCGCCCGCTTCTCCAAGGCTTGGGACTCCACATTGGAGAAGCCGCAGACAAAGCTGGAGCCGatgcctccctcctccttcaaTGGCGGCGGGGAGGTCGGGACGCCTTCCGCGGCCGGGGCGCCAGGACCCGCGTCGACTTTGGTGCCCGAAGCAGCGTCCTTCCTCCGGGTCTTGAAGGCGAAACGCTTTTTGGGTTGCAGCTCCTGGCGCCGCTCGGCCAGGATCGCCTGCAGCCGCGTCAGCGCCTCCTGTGCCTGCCGCAGGTCGTAGGCGGCCAGAAACAAAACCGAGTCGTTGAGAAGTTTCTGCAGGCCCTGGAGCCGAGCAGCCGCCTCCTCCAGCTGCTCCAAGGATTCCCCGCTCTTCAGAAGCTCTCCCACCGCCGCTTGCTCCCGAGAGAAGGCGGCGGCGAAAAAGTCgctcttctcctcctccacctcctggtTCTGCCGCTTTTGCTTCCGCCTTTCTACCTCCAGTTGCCGCTCTTGTTCTCGTCTTTGAAGTCGTTCAGGCACCATGCTCCGGTCCCGCGGCGAACCCATGGCCCCGTTTGCCGCGGCAGCGGAGCAACCAGCGCGCTCCATCTTGACATCCAGTTTCCTTTCTCCTACCTTGCTTCCTCAGGGCGCGCCCTCCCTGGGGCCGCCCACCAACGCGTCCTGTGATTGGCCGGACACGCTTACGTCAGCCCCGGCCTTATTTTCTTCGCCCATTGGTCCCTCTGCGTCGAAGGGGGCGGGGATATGAGGCGGGGCCGAGTGACAAGAGGGGTGGGGAGACAAAGGTCCTTGTGGATGGGTGGGGTGGGAGACAGGAGGGGGaagctttttttcctcttaaaggGGCAGGACTTATATCCGGGATTGTGGGGTGAGTTGCAGCAGCGGCAGCTGCACATGTGGGTTTGTTTATAAGAACAAGGTTAGAAACTCgcaggcctccccctccccccggctccTCCCTACTACCCCCTTACGGGCCGGAGATCCGCTACTGGTGGGGGGAATGTGTGCGtatggtgggtgggggggacaggcAGTGGTGAGAAAGATGGAGGGGGGGTATATTGCACCGCCCGGCCCGCGCCGGAGGAAGCGGCAGCTGGAACAGCTGGCTAGGGAGCCGCTTGCATGCctctggttttttcttttcctttccaccaccccctcccccaacccattcCTGCCGTCCCCAAACCCTTATTCTACCCGCCTTCCCCTCTCAGCCGCAGCAGTTCGGCGTGGCCTGGGGTCTCCTGGATTCCCGCAGGCACTTACGGGGGCGGGAGTAGGCGAGGGGCACCCGGATGGGAGAGACTGGGTTTCTCATTGCAACCGGGTTCCGGGGGCCCAGGGGTAGTCTAAAAACGGATTACTATTTTTTTGGCCAATTGCTGCGGTcggaggggtgggggcgggggagggtgagATTCCAcacccccttcctcttcctcccacgtcccccctccccacttcgCGGTCCCTCCCTCCGCAGCTGAGCGCTGCTGGCGGCGCGGGGGTGACACTCCCAGCCCCCGGCTCTGCAGCTCTCCGTGGGGCCGTCGGTCTTTAGGAAAGCCTTGGGGGAAATGTTACATTATTTCTAGAGGTGGTGGGAGGGATTTGTCACCGGAAGTGAATGAGCCTAGCCCAAAGTCAGGATCAGGCGGAGGTGTTAGTGGGCCGCCGAGCCGGCGTAGTCAGTAGCAAAACGCCGGGCAACCGGCGGGCTCAGAGCCGAGACGCCGCCGGCTGCGGGCCCGCCGCAACCTCGCGTGCTCGGTGCAGCCCGCCGAGCGCGGGGCGCGTCTTTAACCCCGCCCGCCCTGCAAGGCTTTGGTTTCACCCTGCTCTCCGCCGCGTTCCCAGCCTCCACCGTTTCTAATTGGGGGTATTTGTCCAAGAAACTGTCACTTGAAATTTCACTGATACGTCTGCATTTGGATGCAGAGAAAGATGGGAAGAAACGAGAAAATTAAGACTTATTTCCAGTTTTTCGCGCCCCActgtcctccttcccttcccatttaaaacaacaaaacacaacacataaATTCCTGTATTTCTCCACTGCAGGCAAGCACAGATCACAGCGCTCGTCAAATTGCTCGccagggtgaggggtgggggtgtccagtgtgtatgtgtgtgcagcgGCTGGAAACCAGGAACTGGGTGGTAAAATTTTTCTGTGTTTGTACTTGTATATATTCTTCGTTTTCGTCCGCTTTGTTTTATGTGCAAGCTGGATAAGGCTTTTTGCTTTTTGTGAGGTTTGGTTCTGAGGCTAGTGAATGAGATGTAGCTGGTTATCTTGTCTAAATCGGGGGAATGCAATAGCCGCTTTATTTTGTAAAGAGTTGATTTAAGCAAGGAaggtttaagatttattttgctagggaaacaacaaaaaacaaaaaccgacCTGCCTTCCTTAAGTTTTTCAGCAGTTGAACTTGTCGCACTCAAATTAAGAAAGTTTGTAGCGGAATGAGGTTTACTGGAGCTGCAGGTGCATGAGGCAACATTTCTGTGTTAGCCACAGTGAATCTGTTGGTGGTTGGTAGTGTCTGTTATCGTAAGTGGAATTGAACGTCGTGAGACCTTCCCGAGAAATTCATTTCTGCCCCCAAACAGGTTTTGACATAAAGGCCAGTAGACCTTGGAAGTTTCTGAATagttcaaactctctctctctctctctttttttttttttttaagatttatttattggacagagagatcacaagtagggagagaagcaggcagagatgggggtgggggacaggggggagcagtctccctgctgagcagagagccctgtgggaggctcgatctctggaccctgagatcacaactagagctgaggcagaagcttaacccactgagccacccaggcgccccagttcaaACTCTTATGAGAAAGAATAGCCCCTTCCTGTCCTTTGATGAAAACATGCAGGTCAGCCTATTGACACCTccccttaccccccccccccccccccccccccccccccccgcctgaaGGCAGTTTCAGAGACTGATGTGGAGCCTGAGTGGGAATGGGCCGGGGTTGGTGATGTGATCCTCATGAAACATTGGCTTGACAGTTCCCTGCAGCCCCCAGCAGAGCTGCAAGCCAAGGTAGGTGGCCAAGATAGGAACATGAAGCTACATTTCTATGTTCAAAAGCAACAGGAGAGCCAGAAAATCTCTAGCAGGTGCCAGGCTGTATTGGGGTCTTTCTTCTGATATTTGAGGGCAGTCAGTTCAGTGTGCATCCTTGAAAGGGATCCCAAGTCCTGAGAGGGGAGGGCCTGTTCCAATGCCGGGAGACAGGGTGATTCATGACAACAATGTGACATGTGGCAAAAGGCAAACAGCACAAGAACTCTGAATCCTACTTTCAAAATTTCAAAGAGCTTGTGAATCAAGGACTGCTTTTCTCTTTGAGACATCTTGAAAGACTCCTAAAGTGTTCCAGACTTCAAAAATTacttaacaaacatttatggTTTATGATTCTGTTGTGAGATTGATTTTTTAACATCTTCAAAATTTCAAACCTAGTAAGAGGGACAGTGAAGGGGGT
Protein-coding regions in this window:
- the TBCC gene encoding tubulin-specific chaperone C, which codes for MERAGCSAAAANGAMGSPRDRSMVPERLQRREQERQLEVERRKQKRQNQEVEEEKSDFFAAAFSREQAAVGELLKSGESLEQLEEAAARLQGLQKLLNDSVLFLAAYDLRQAQEALTRLQAILAERRQELQPKKRFAFKTRRKDAASGTKVDAGPGAPAAEGVPTSPPPLKEEGGIGSSFVCGFSNVESQALEKRAEELHQRDVLLTDLSKCTIKLYGNPNTVRLAKARSCTLLCGPVSTSVFLEDCSDCVLAVACQQLRVHTTRDTRIFLQVTSRAIVEDCSGIQFAPYTWSYPGIDKDFEGSGLDRSRNNWNDVDDFNWLARDMASPNWSILPEEERMIQWD